One genomic window of Osmia bicornis bicornis chromosome 3, iOsmBic2.1, whole genome shotgun sequence includes the following:
- the LOC114872501 gene encoding calcium-binding and coiled-coil domain-containing protein 2-like, with the protein KMYCCAGGIYCEYINGVQFEKLKTKYNIDEDIVVDYTLQDKVHTSTHDWIGIFPRGWTNLQQYLTFEYIVVAPKLLSSSNRSIVFLHTFHREASPNIDYQFVYVSKKVVILGTSSYFRFVVSPSLRSPDRKPDTPEVSRNSEFIVHEAHLPSIVSPRPTDTGKIMTKSKSIDSFIEFHRSTCGFSADQPRRICRHCNNSRFDSSFTTKKVQFLSLLNEHLMARVGRLDRDLDLTEAALKTEKMARTVLSKKLQAYQSFVEKMFKCLNSTGIVNFRDNAGKEITVEKVKSKELSSIRVQQGDKFVPVPEVSMLHRSSECKKCNDEETAEANKTVEILQGVNLISDEALKKEENVPYDFDEDIEKVLEDLYKQPSLAMETSITAPKIQEASVNHSDFYATKEAKKAINEEEDNEVEVKGTESNVDDCHSNDFKIFDDNLKSDENNLQEWVLEGECCLKISNKIHQMMDNVEMNLENCLKNHENRDASSGMSENMETGTNREKVRSKTFTVTIKCRNAKFSTIK; encoded by the exons aaaatgtattgcTGTGCAGGTGGCATTTACTGTGAATATATTAATGGagttcaatttgaaaaattgaaaacgaAATATAATATCGATGAAGATATAGTGGTGGATTACACATTGCAAGACAAA GTTCATACTTCCACACACGATTGGATCGGAATTTTTCCACGAGGGTGGACCAACCTTCAGCAATATCTAACCTTTGAATACATTGTTGTAGCACCGAAATTATTATCGTCTTCTAATCGTAGTATCGTGTTTTTGCATACTTTTCATCGTGag GCGTCGCCGAACATCGATTATCAATTCGTCTACGTGAGCAAAAAAGTAGTAATCCTGGGTACCAGCTCTTATTTCCGGTTCGTCGTGTCACCGTCCCTTCGTTCCCCCGATCGAAAGCCCGACACCCCAGAAGTAAGTCGTAACAGCGAATTC ATCGTTCACGAGGCTCATCTACCGTCGATCGTGTCACCTAGGCCAACCGATACGGGAAAAATCATGACAAAGAGCAAATCAATCGACAGCtttatcgaatttcatcgCAGCACTTGCGGCTTCTCGGCGGATCAACCACGAAGAATCTGTCGACATTGCAACAATTCAAGATTCGATTCGTCTTTCACTACGAAGAAG GTACAATTTTTGTCGCTGCTTAATGAACATCTGATGGCGCGAGTGGGACGATTAGACCGTGATTTGGATTTAACGGAAGCGGCTCTGAAGACCGAGAAAATGGCACGAACGGTGTTGTCGAAGAAGCTACAAGCTTATCAAAGCTTCGTCGAGAAAATGTTCAAGTGTTTGAACAGCACGGGGATCGTGAACTTTAGAGACAACGCAGGGAAGGag ATCACTGTAGAGAAAGTGAAGTCCAAAGAATTATCTTCGATACGCGTTCAACAAGGCGACAAGTTTGTTCCAGTTCCAGAGGTTTCCATGTTGCATCGATCTTCGGAGTGCAAGAAATGCAACGACGAAGAAACTGCAGAGGCAAACAAAACCGTGGAAATCCTTCAGGGAGTG AACTTAATATCCGATGAAGCactgaaaaaagaagaaaatgtacCGTATGATTTCGACGAAGACATAGAAAAAGTTCTCGAAGATCTTTACAAACAACCATCACTGGCCATGGAAACATCAATCACTGCACCAAAAATTCAGGAAGCTTCTGTGAACCACAG CGATTTTTATGCAACTAAAGAGGCCAAGAAAGCGATAAACGAGGAAGAAGATAACGAAGTCGAGGTAAAAGGAACGGAGAGCAACGTGGACGATTGCCATTCAAatgatttcaaaatattcGATGACAATCTAAAATctgatgaaaataatttgCAGG AATGGGTGCTCGAAGGTGAATGCTGCTTGAAAATATCTAACAAGATTCATCAGATGATGGATAACGTGGAGATGAATTTGGAAAACTGTCTGAAAAATCATGAGAATCGCGATGCATCCTCGGGGATGTCGGAAAATATGGAAACCGGGACCAATCGAGAGAAAGTTCGATCGAAAACGTTTACGGTTACAATAAAATGTAGAAATGCTAAATTTTCTACTATCAAGTAA